In Xiphophorus maculatus strain JP 163 A chromosome 15, X_maculatus-5.0-male, whole genome shotgun sequence, the following are encoded in one genomic region:
- the LOC111611414 gene encoding uncharacterized protein LOC111611414 produces the protein MPQLGPAAALQIALLLSAVPAQYYISRWCGSTAAQRYHATTRLLRIWKQWRTSYLNATAWSDWTNQQLSKVKSLVGLGQEEEQVSPPIETMIFDNDHGFFGASKAVRSPRPPFVFLRVGEVVMERKGHMIGVVVSWDEELRAPQEWVDRMYSSSENTKAEKTPHYKVLFGGPGPSSLMVAYLPQTQLERITGMRPDIPTLENYFTHFDGTRFVMQDWLRELFPEDETEDA, from the exons ATGCCTCAGCTCGGCCCCGCCGCCGCGCTGCAGATCGCGCTCCTGCTCTCCGCCGTGCCCGCGCAGTACTACATCTCCCGGTGGTGCGGCTCTACGGCGGCGCAGCGCTACCACGCAACCACGCG GTTGCTCCGCATATGGAAACAGTGGAGAACGTCATACCTTAACGCTACTGCGTGGAGTGACTGGACAAACCAGCAGTTGTCCAAAGTTAA GTCTCTGGTTGGGTTGGGACAAGAAGAGGAACAAGTGTCTCCACCAATAGAAACCATGATATTTGATAATGATCATGGATTCTTTGGAG CCTCCAAGGCAGTGCGCAGCCCTCGCCCCCCGTTTGTGTTCCTGCGGGTCGGAGAGGTGGTGATGGAGAGGAAGGGCCACATGATCGGGGTGGTGGTGAGCTGGGACGAAGAACTGCGAGCTCCTCAGGAGTGGGTGGACAGAATGTATTCAAGCTCTGAG aacacaaaggCGGAGAAGACGCCACATTACAAGGTGCTGTTCGGCGGACCTGGACCCTCTTCTCTGATGGTTGCATACTTGCCTCAAACACAGCTGGAGCGCATCACAGGGATGAGG CCGGACATTCCCACCCTGGAGAACTACTTCACACATTTTGACGGGACGCGCTTCGTCATGCAGGACTGGCTCAGGGAGCTGTTCCCAGAGGACGAGACAGAGGACGCCTGA